The Lutibacter sp. A64 genome segment GGTATAATAGCAGGTATATTTTATGGTATAGGTATTATTGGTGCTGGATTAGCTGTTCAAATTACTTCATTATCGTTGTTTTTTATATGTTATGGTGTTATTGGTGGAATTGGTTTAGGTCTAGGATATATTGCACCAGTAAGTACACTAATAAAATGGTTTCCAGATAGAAGAGGGTTAGCTACTGGTATGGCAATTATGGGTTTTGGTTTTGCAGCTTTAATTTTTGGTCCTATTATGCAAAAATTGTTTGAAAATGTTGGTGTAGCTAATACTTTTTATATTCTAGGTATCATTTATATGATACTTATTTTAGTTTCTGCAAGTTATTTATCAACTCCACCAGATGGATATTTACCTGAGGGTTTTATACCTGGAAAAGGAAATAACGTACAAAAAGATTTAGCGACTATAAGCTCAAAAGAAGCTTTAAAAACAACGTCTTTTTATTATTTATGGATTATGATGTTTATTAATATTGCCTGTGGTATTTCTTTAATTGCAGCTGCAAGTCCTATGATGCAAGAAAAATTAAATTATACACCAATTGAAGCTGCTGCTATAGTTGGTTTTATAGGTGTTTTTAATGGTTTAGGACGTCTATTTTGGTCGAGTTTATCAGATTATTTGGGAAGAATAAATATATTTATATTATTTTTTGTTTTTCAAATTTTCGCTTTTTATTTTCTTCCAAAAATAGATTCTGAATGGATGTTTTTAGCAGTATTATTTACCGTAATTACAATGTACGGAGCTGGTTATGCTATTTTACCTGCAATTGTTGGTGATTTATTTGGGACAAAAGATTTAGGTGTTATTAATGGTAGAGTTTTATCTGCTTGGGCAATTGCAGGAATTGTGGGACCAACAATCTATGATGTAATTAAAAAAAGCACAGGATCTTTAGATATTACATTAGCTGTTTTTGCTGGTTTGTTTGTGATAGCTTTAATTGTTTCAATTTTATTAAAAAAATTG includes the following:
- a CDS encoding L-lactate MFS transporter; translation: MKQKLKNRWLIALSAIGIHISIGSVYAYSVMTNPVKNIFEVEGGDIKWAFKLAILFLGLTTTFLGKWVEKMGPKKSGIIAGIFYGIGIIGAGLAVQITSLSLFFICYGVIGGIGLGLGYIAPVSTLIKWFPDRRGLATGMAIMGFGFAALIFGPIMQKLFENVGVANTFYILGIIYMILILVSASYLSTPPDGYLPEGFIPGKGNNVQKDLATISSKEALKTTSFYYLWIMMFINIACGISLIAAASPMMQEKLNYTPIEAAAIVGFIGVFNGLGRLFWSSLSDYLGRINIFILFFVFQIFAFYFLPKIDSEWMFLAVLFTVITMYGAGYAILPAIVGDLFGTKDLGVINGRVLSAWAIAGIVGPTIYDVIKKSTGSLDITLAVFAGLFVIALIVSILLKKLIVITQKKIDLKKVIV